Genomic segment of Streptomyces sp. NA02950:
GGCCAGTACTTGTCGGCCGCCGAGACCCCGGCCGGGAAGACCGCTTCCTCCCGACTGTACGGGTGGTCCCACTCCCCGCCGAGCGACGCCGCGGTGTGCGGTGCGTTCCGCAGCGGGTTGTCCTCCTTGGCCCACTCCCCCGAGGCGACCTTGTCGATCTCCGAGCGGATCGCGATCATCGCCTCGCAGAAGCGGTCCAGCTCCGCCAGGTCCTCGCTCTCCGTCGGCTCGATCATCAACGTCCCGGCCACCGGGAACGACATCGTCGGCGCGTGGAAGCCGTAATCGATGAGCCGCTTGGCCACATCGTCGACGGACACCCCGGTCGCCTTGGTGAGCGGACGCAGATCGACGATGCACTCGTGGGCCACCAGCCCGCCGGGGCCGGTGTAGAGCACCGGGTAGTGCGGCTCCAGCCGCTTGGCGATGTAGTTGGCGCCCAGCACCGCCACCTGGGTGGCGCGGCGCAGCCCCTCGGCGCCCATCAGCCGGACGTACGCCCAGGAGATCGGCAGGATGCCCGCGGAGCCCCACGGCGCCGCCGAGATCGGGCCGACACCGGTGGCCGGGCCCGCGGCGGGCTGCATGGGGTGGTTGGGGAGGTAGGGGGCGAGGTGCTCGCGCACCGCGACCGGGCCGACGCCCGGTCCGCCGCCGCCGTGCGGGATGCAGAAGGTCTTGTGCAGGTTGAGGTGGGAGACATCGCCGCCGAACCGGCCCGGCTCGGCGAGCCCGACCAGCGCGTTGAGGTTCGCGCCGTCCACGTAGACCTGGCCGCCCGTGTCGTGCACGGCGGCACAGATCTCGGTGATGTGCTCCTCGAACACCCCGTGCGTGGAAGGGTAGGTGACCATCAGGACGGCCAGTTGGTCGCCGTACTGCTCGATCTTGGCGCGCAGGTCGTCGGTGTCCACCTCGCCGTCCTCGCCGGTCTTCACCACGACGACCTTCATTCCCGCCATCACGGCGCTGGCCGCGTTGGTGCCGTGCGCCGAGGACGGGATCAGGCAGACGGTGCGCTGGGTGTCGCCGTTGGCCCGGTGGTAGGCGCGTACGGCCAGCAGCCCGGACAGCTCGCCCTGCGAACCGGCGTTGGGCTGGAGGGAGACCTTGTGGTAGCCGGTGACGGCGGCCAGCCGCTCCTCCAGCTCGCGGATGAGCGTCAGATAGCCGTGGGCCTGCTCGATCGGCGCGAACGGGTGGAGGGCGCCGAACTCGGGCCAGGTGACCGGCTCCATCTCGGTCGTGGCGTTGAGCTTCATGGTGCAGGAGCCGAGCGGGATCATGCCCCGGTCCAGAGCGTAGTCCCGGTCGGACAGCCGCCGCAGATAGCGCAGCATCGCGGTCTCGGACCGGTGCTGGTGGAAGACCGGGTGGGACAGATAGCCGTCGCCGCGCAGCAGCTCCCGCGGCAGTGCCTCGCCCGCGGCGGCGTCCAGCGCGTCGACCGTGGGGATCGCGGTGCCCTCGCCGCTGCCGCCGTCCACGCCGAAGGCGGACCAGACGGCGGCGAGCTGGGCGCGGCCGGTGGTCTCGTCGCAGGCGATGCCGACGTGGTCGGCGTCGGTCAGCCGCAGATTGACCCCGGCCTCGCGGGCCGCGGCGACCACATCGGCGGCGCGGCCGGGCACCCGCGCGGTGAGGGTGTCGAAGTAGGCGCCGTGCACAACCTCGACACCGCCCGCCCGCAGCCCCTCGGCGAGGACGGTGGCGTAGCGGTGGGTGCGGCGGGCGATGGCCGCGAGTCCGTCCGGGCCGTGGTAGACCGCGTACATCCCGGCCATGACGGCCAGCAGGACCTGGGCGGTGCAGATGTTGCTGGTGGCCTTCTCACGGCGGATGTGCTGCTCACGCGTCTGGAGGGCCAGCCGGTACGCCTTGTCGCCGTCCGCGTCGACCGAGACGCCGACGAGCCGGCCGGGCAGGTTGCGGGCGAAGGTGTCCCGGACGGCCATGAATCCGGCGTGCGGGCCGCCGAAGCCCATCGGCACACCGAACCGCTGGCTGTTGCCGACCGCGATGTCCGCGCCCAGCTCACCGGGCGAGGTGAGCAGGGTGAGCGCGAGCAGATCGGTGGCCACGGTGACGATCGCGCCGAGTTCGTGCGCCCGCTCGATGACCGGGCGGGGGTCGCGCACCTCACCGGAGGCGCCCGGGTACTGGAGCAGCACACCGAACACACCGCGCTCGGCGATCTCGTCCGGGATGCCCCGGGACAGATCGGCCACGACGACCTCGACCCCGGTGGGTTCGGCCCGGGTCTGGATGACGGCGATGGTCTGCGGCAGACAGTCGGCGTCGATCAGGAAGACGCCCTCCTTGACCTTGCCGACGCGGCGCGAGAGCGCCATCGCCTCGGCGGCGGCGGTGCCCTCGTCGAGCAGCGAGGAACCGGCGGTGGGCAGCCCGGTCAGATCGGCGACGGCGGTCTGGAAGTTGAGCAGCGCCTCCAGCCGGCCCTGGGAGATCTCCGGCTGGTACGGGGTGTAGGCGGTGTACCAGGCCGGGTTCTCCATCACATTGCGCAGGATCACCGGCGGGGTGAAGGTGCCGTAGTAGCCCAGGCCGATCATGGACGGCAGTACCTGGTTGCGGTCGGCGAGGCCACGCAGTTCGGCGAGGACCTCCGCCTCGCTGCGGGCCGGGGGCAGATCCAGCGCCTCGGTGCTCTTTATGACATCCGGTACGGCGGTCTCGGTCAGCTCGTCGAGCGAGCCGAAGCCGACCTGGGCGAGCATCTTGGCCTGCGCCTCGCTGTCGGGACCGATGTGGCGCTGCTCGAACGGAGTACCGCACTCCAGATCGGAGAGCGAGATGCGGTTGGCGGTCATCTGCGGGGGCCTCCTGGTCTGTAACGACCGACGAGGGGCACCACGGCGCGGGTGCCCGGACGGCCTCCCCCTCTGTCATCAACCTGAGAGCTTCACCGGCCCGCGTTGTGCCTGACCGGCTTTCACCGTCGGTGAGGAGGGGTTTCGGAGCGACGCCCGCCCGTGGCCCACCCTGCTTTCCAGAGTGACCTCACCCGCACGGTACGTGTGCCTGAGAGATTCCGGGGAGGATTTGCTCCTTCGGCGCCTCCGACAACAATCGACGGAGAACTCTCCCGCACGGGGTCTACAGCCAAAGCCAGCGTACCAGCGCATCTGTCGCACGGGCGGGGCGCCGACCGCTCGAGTGGCCGCGCGCGGCGATGTGGCTTTTTGTAGTTATCACTGGACAATTGCCACCTGTGGGAGAGAGCGTGCAGACCGATATCGACCCGCGGACCCTGATCGGCCGCAAGGCATTCGACCGCGAGGGCGCCAAGATCGGCACCGTGGACGAGGTCTATCTCGACGACGCGACCGGCGAGCCCGAGTGGGCGGCGGTACGCACCGGACTGTTCAGCCGGGATGTGTTCGTACCGCTGGAACCGAGCGAGGTCGTCGGCGACACCCTCCGGGTGCCCTACGACCGGGCGCTGATCAAGGACGCCCCGGACTTCGGGGTCGGCCGCCATCTCTCGCCCGAGCAGGAGCTCCAGCTGTACCACCACTACGGACTGGACGTCACCGGCTGACCCTGGTCACGGCCCTGTCCGTGGTCGTGGCCCTGTCCGTGGTCGTGATCGCGGTCGTGGCGCGATCGGGCACCCGGGCCGCCGCCGGGATCCCCGTGGGGGCCGGGGCCCGTTTCCGGACCCCCGGCGGGCTCCAGCAGCGGCAGCGGTTCGCCCGGTTCCAGCGCGGGGTCGTCCACGGCGAACGTCCGCACCCGGCCCGGATCCGACCAGGGCGTCTCGAAGCGCACCGTCACCCGGCCCACCCCGCTCCCCTGCACCCATCCCGCACCGAACTCGCTGTGTCGCACATCCTCCCCCGGCAGCCAGCGCCGCGGTCTCCCGGTGTGCTCGACGGCCTCCTCCGGGCCCGGCCCCGCGGTCTCGGCCCCACCGCCGCCCGGCGCCGCCTCCGCGTCCTCCAGCGCCTCGTGAGCGGCCTGCGCGGCCTGCGCGAACAGATCCTCCTGGGTGAAGTCCGCCAGACCGCTCACACCCACCCCCAGCAGCCGCACGCCCGCGGTGGTGTCCACGCCCTCCAGCAGCCGGGCCGCCGCCTCCCGCACCACCGCGGGGTCGTCCGTGGGCCCGCGCAGGGTCTCCGAGCGGGTCATCGTCGAGAAGTCGTACCGCCGCACCTTGAGCACGATCGTGCGCCCCGAGTGGCCCGCCGCGCGCAGCCGCCGCACACAGCGGTCGGCGAGCCGCGCCACCTCCAGCTGCACCCGGGTGCGATCGGTCAGATCGACATCGAAGGTGTCCTCCACCGACACGGACTTGGTGTCGCGCTCGGCCACCACCGGGCGCTCGTCCCGCCCGTCGGCCATCAGGTGCAGCGACGCCCCGTGGGCCCTGCCCAGCAGCCGCACCAGCTCCGCCTCGCCCGCCTCCCGGGTCTCCGCCACGGTGTGGATCCCGGCGCGGCGCAGCGCCTCGGCCGTGGCCGGGCCGACGCCCGGCAGCGTGCGCACCGGCATCGGACCGAGCAGCTCCCGCTCCGTACCGGGCTCGATGACCACCAGGCCGTCGGGCTTGGCCTGCTCCGAAGCGATCTTGGCGAGCATCTTGGACCCGGCCAGACCCACCGAACCGGTCAGCCCGGTCACCGCCCGGATGTCGGCCCGCAGCCGCTCCCCCACCGCCCGCGCCGCGCCGACGGCGGGCTCGGTGCCACCCGCCTCCAGGTCCACGAACGCCTCGTCCAGACTGAGCGGCTCCACCAGCGGCGACAGCGCGTGCAGCAGCGCCATCACGGCGTCACTCACCTGGCGGTACACGGTGAAGCGGGGGGTGAGGTACGCGGCATTGGGACACAGCCGACGGGCCTGCGCCATCGCCATGGCCGAGTGGACCCCGAACACCCTGGCCTCGTAGGACGCGGTGGAGACCACACCGCGCGGGCCGAGGCCGCCCACGATCACCGGTTTGCCGCGCAGGCTGGGCTTGGCCGCCTGCTCCGCCGCGGCGAAGAAGGCGTCCATGTCCAGATGCAGGATCGTCGGCGCACCCCTCACACCTACCGATGCTGCCGCACACCACTGACAATTCCCTACGACGCTCGGCTCTCCCCCGGCCTGGGGTGCCCCCGCCAGGGCGCCGAAGCCACTGTCGACGGTCGAGGGTGCGCCGCACACCGCCGGGACGCGCCCCCGGCTCCGGGCGGTCAGCCCGCCCTGTTGCGGCGGCGGGCCAGCTCGTCGGCGGGGTTGTGGCCGACCAGCGTCTCGCCGGTGTCCACACGCTCCCCGTGCAGCTGGGACAGCGCGCTCTCGACGTCCCGCCACACCACGCCCACGGCGATCCCGAAGACACCCTGGCCGCCCTGGAGGAGGTCGACGACCTCATCCGGCGAGGTGCATTCGTAGACGGTGGCGCCGTCACTCATCAGGGTCATCTGGGCGAGGTCGTCGAGCCCGCGGGTACGCAGGTGCTGGACGGCCGCCCGGATGTTCTGCAAGGACACACCGGTGTCCAGCAGTCGTTTGACGATCTTCAGGACGACAACGTCCCGGAAGCTGTACAGCCGCTGGCTTCCCGAGCCGTAGGCGGGCCGTACGCTGGGTTCCACCAGACCGGTACGGGCCCAGTAGTCCAGCTGGCGGTAGGTGATGCCCGCGGCCGCGCACGCGGTCGGCCCGCGGTAACCGACCCGCTCCGTCCCCCCCGCGGCTGGCTCGCCGCCCGGCGGCGCAATCTGTGCCGTGACCCGAGCCTTGAGTGCCGGTTCGGCCGATGCGCCCCCCTGGAGCGCAAACGGACCGCCGGCCGCCGTGCCGTCGCCGGTGCTTCTCACGCCGACCTCCGTCCTCGACCTGCCATCTTGAAGGTAGGCAGTCACCCGGGGTGCGTCAACGATCGCCACACTCGCCACGCCGAGTGATAATCACCCTAAGGGTGGTTTCCCGTGTCCCTCTTCCGGGAAAGGCTACTCGAATGCTCTAGCGAAGACCGGCAGACTTCAGCACTGGCCACTCATGGCCACTCACTTCTGGTCACTGGCTGCTGGTGCCGAAGTCCTCGGGCGAGATCTGGTCGAGGAACTCGCGGAACTTCTCCACCTCGTCCTCCTGCTCGTCCGGGATCGCGATACCGGCGTCGTCCAGCACGCCGTCGCTGCCGTAGATCGGCGTCCCGGTGCGCAGGGCAAGCGCTATGGCGTCGGAAGGCCGTGCGCTGACCTCGACACCGCTGGCGAACACCAGCTCCGCGTAGAAGACCCCCTCGCGCAGATCCGTGATCCGGACCTCGGTGAGCTGCTGGCCGACCGCTTCGAGCACGTCCTTGAAAAGGTCGTGGGTCAGCGGGCGCGCCGGTGCCATGCCCTGCTGGGCGAAGGCAATCGCCGTCGCCTCCCCTGGTCCGATCCAGATCGGGAGGTAGCGGTCGCCTCCCACCTCGCGCAGGAGCACGATCGGTTGGTTGGAGGGCATTTCCACCCGGACACCCACGACGTCGAGCTCGTTCACACAGCAACCCTAGGACGTGCGCGGCCGGTTTGGATAGTCGGGGCCCGGCCGCTCAGTGTGCCTGGGCCCGCAGAGCGGTCTGCACCAGGGCCGCGTGAAGCCGTACGGAGAGGGTGGCCAGCTCCCGCGCACTGGCCTCCGCATGGGCCCTGGTCTGCGGATTTCGATGCAATCGCAGCGGAGCGACCACCTGCTCCACCAGCCCGGCCTCCCGCTCGGCGGACGCTTTCATGATCCGCAGATGACGTGGCTCCAGACCGAAACGGCCCAGCTCGGCGATGAGCCGGGCGACGGCCACCGCCTCGCTGTCGAATCCGCCGTCCCCGGCCGCCGCGATCAGGCCGTACGACTCCCATTCGGCCAGCTCCGCCTCGCTGACCTCGGCCGCCGCCAGCAGCTCGGCACGGCCCATCCGGGCGGCCGTGGGGGCGCCCTGGGAGTCCTCGGCGGTGGGATCCAGCAGCTCACTCTGCCGCTCCCCCTGCGGCCCTGTGGGCAGCTGCGGCCGCTCACCGCGCTCCAGGGCCTCCAGATGCTCCCGGATGACCTTGAGCGGCAGATAGTGATCACGCTGCATCCGGAGGATCAGAGCCAGCCGTTCCACGTCCCCCTGGCTGAATTTGCGATACCCGGACGGGGTGCGCCTCGGCTCCACCAGCCCCTCCGACTCCAAAAAACGGATCTTGGAGAGGGTGACCTCGGGGAACTCGTCCCGCAGCAGATTCAGCACGGTGCCGATGCTCATCGTCCGGCCGCCCGCGGGGGCGGTGCCGGTGTCGGCACCGCCCGACGGTGTCTGAAGCATGGACCTCCCCTGACGGGTCAGATACCGACGCCCCGCTGGCTCGGGTAGAAGACCAGCCGGTACTTCCCGATCTGCACCTCGTCACCGCTGGCCAG
This window contains:
- the gcvP gene encoding aminomethyl-transferring glycine dehydrogenase; protein product: MTANRISLSDLECGTPFEQRHIGPDSEAQAKMLAQVGFGSLDELTETAVPDVIKSTEALDLPPARSEAEVLAELRGLADRNQVLPSMIGLGYYGTFTPPVILRNVMENPAWYTAYTPYQPEISQGRLEALLNFQTAVADLTGLPTAGSSLLDEGTAAAEAMALSRRVGKVKEGVFLIDADCLPQTIAVIQTRAEPTGVEVVVADLSRGIPDEIAERGVFGVLLQYPGASGEVRDPRPVIERAHELGAIVTVATDLLALTLLTSPGELGADIAVGNSQRFGVPMGFGGPHAGFMAVRDTFARNLPGRLVGVSVDADGDKAYRLALQTREQHIRREKATSNICTAQVLLAVMAGMYAVYHGPDGLAAIARRTHRYATVLAEGLRAGGVEVVHGAYFDTLTARVPGRAADVVAAAREAGVNLRLTDADHVGIACDETTGRAQLAAVWSAFGVDGGSGEGTAIPTVDALDAAAGEALPRELLRGDGYLSHPVFHQHRSETAMLRYLRRLSDRDYALDRGMIPLGSCTMKLNATTEMEPVTWPEFGALHPFAPIEQAHGYLTLIRELEERLAAVTGYHKVSLQPNAGSQGELSGLLAVRAYHRANGDTQRTVCLIPSSAHGTNAASAVMAGMKVVVVKTGEDGEVDTDDLRAKIEQYGDQLAVLMVTYPSTHGVFEEHITEICAAVHDTGGQVYVDGANLNALVGLAEPGRFGGDVSHLNLHKTFCIPHGGGGPGVGPVAVREHLAPYLPNHPMQPAAGPATGVGPISAAPWGSAGILPISWAYVRLMGAEGLRRATQVAVLGANYIAKRLEPHYPVLYTGPGGLVAHECIVDLRPLTKATGVSVDDVAKRLIDYGFHAPTMSFPVAGTLMIEPTESEDLAELDRFCEAMIAIRSEIDKVASGEWAKEDNPLRNAPHTAASLGGEWDHPYSREEAVFPAGVSAADKYWPPVRRIDGAFGDRNLVCSCPPLESYEG
- a CDS encoding MerR family transcriptional regulator, with protein sequence MLQTPSGGADTGTAPAGGRTMSIGTVLNLLRDEFPEVTLSKIRFLESEGLVEPRRTPSGYRKFSQGDVERLALILRMQRDHYLPLKVIREHLEALERGERPQLPTGPQGERQSELLDPTAEDSQGAPTAARMGRAELLAAAEVSEAELAEWESYGLIAAAGDGGFDSEAVAVARLIAELGRFGLEPRHLRIMKASAEREAGLVEQVVAPLRLHRNPQTRAHAEASARELATLSVRLHAALVQTALRAQAH
- a CDS encoding PRC-barrel domain-containing protein gives rise to the protein MQTDIDPRTLIGRKAFDREGAKIGTVDEVYLDDATGEPEWAAVRTGLFSRDVFVPLEPSEVVGDTLRVPYDRALIKDAPDFGVGRHLSPEQELQLYHHYGLDVTG
- a CDS encoding MerR family transcriptional regulator, with amino-acid sequence MRSTGDGTAAGGPFALQGGASAEPALKARVTAQIAPPGGEPAAGGTERVGYRGPTACAAAGITYRQLDYWARTGLVEPSVRPAYGSGSQRLYSFRDVVVLKIVKRLLDTGVSLQNIRAAVQHLRTRGLDDLAQMTLMSDGATVYECTSPDEVVDLLQGGQGVFGIAVGVVWRDVESALSQLHGERVDTGETLVGHNPADELARRRNRAG
- a CDS encoding bifunctional nuclease family protein, coding for MNELDVVGVRVEMPSNQPIVLLREVGGDRYLPIWIGPGEATAIAFAQQGMAPARPLTHDLFKDVLEAVGQQLTEVRITDLREGVFYAELVFASGVEVSARPSDAIALALRTGTPIYGSDGVLDDAGIAIPDEQEDEVEKFREFLDQISPEDFGTSSQ
- a CDS encoding DNA polymerase IV, translated to MRGAPTILHLDMDAFFAAAEQAAKPSLRGKPVIVGGLGPRGVVSTASYEARVFGVHSAMAMAQARRLCPNAAYLTPRFTVYRQVSDAVMALLHALSPLVEPLSLDEAFVDLEAGGTEPAVGAARAVGERLRADIRAVTGLTGSVGLAGSKMLAKIASEQAKPDGLVVIEPGTERELLGPMPVRTLPGVGPATAEALRRAGIHTVAETREAGEAELVRLLGRAHGASLHLMADGRDERPVVAERDTKSVSVEDTFDVDLTDRTRVQLEVARLADRCVRRLRAAGHSGRTIVLKVRRYDFSTMTRSETLRGPTDDPAVVREAAARLLEGVDTTAGVRLLGVGVSGLADFTQEDLFAQAAQAAHEALEDAEAAPGGGGAETAGPGPEEAVEHTGRPRRWLPGEDVRHSEFGAGWVQGSGVGRVTVRFETPWSDPGRVRTFAVDDPALEPGEPLPLLEPAGGPETGPGPHGDPGGGPGARSRHDRDHDHGQGHDHGQGRDQGQPVTSSP